TTGGTAGACTTAGATGGCCGTTGGCTCATTGAAGTTACAACTTGAAAGTCAAACTAATACGATCACTTTGATAATTGAGCAATCTCGACCAGAAACTATTAACAACAACGAGCATATTGTTGACATAGCTGGGAGTGGGGATGCCTCCTCATCTAGCAAGCCTCATGGTAGATCTTTAAAGAGCTTAAATGCCACACAGGAAGACAGACCTTCAAGTACTGCACGAGCACCTGTATTACAACCTTCGATCTTTTCTTCTAATGGATCAAACTCTAGAAACACTTCAGCAACAAGGAGAGGAGATACTCGTCGTCGCAGAAGTCCATTGAATTCTGGTATATGGATATCTATTGAACTGGTTCTTACTGTGAGCCAAATCATTACATCTATTGTTGTTCTGTCTTTGTCAAGGAATGAGCATCCATGTACTCCATTGATTGCATGGATTGTTGGTTATGCATCTGGATGTGTTGCTACTCTTCCTCTTCTATATTGGCGCTATCGTCACCGCAACCAAGCCTCAGAGAAAGATTCAGCTCAAGCCCGTCAGAATTCTCAGCTATCAGCAAGACCATTTTCACTCTCTCTATCTAGGGCTTCAGAAGGAGAAGATCTTCGGAATGCCACTTCAAACCACAGAAGCAATCCAAGTTCGGCAGTACTAAGCAGAAGAATAAAAATACTTGTGGAATACTTCAAGATGGCATTGGATTGTTTCTTTGCGGTTTGGTTCGTGGTTGGCAATGTGTGGATATTTGGAGGACACTCATTTGCAAATGACGCTCCTAACTTGTAtaggtaaaatcattgctcgtcatactatggtgatgacattcatgccgagatggacgatacttttatcatctacatacgatttcgatcgtatcctcccaagatttttatgtcatcggacgaagatcgaaaatgatttcatcaagcaacttcctgcatgacgatcgatttgcagagcaatttaattatatgcggtctatttggcagaccaacaagtatgttttccttaaagttgctgcctttgaacacacacacacacacacatatatatatatatatatataaattattgggcactattagcctttttcatgtcttgtttttccggcctttcttataacgccgatgagaccaaagagggatatgattcccctcttggtcgacgtttttcgtgtgacggtcctgggggagtcacgttattatttaaagggaagaaatcgatttcgtgtggttgtctgagtacaccgctgttttgggtgcgatcatgagaatcgccgatatgcatcgattattttgtgaacatatacatcacaacccttctaattccggttacatacttgaatagtttcgattgttcgaaacctatacaaccctcgtttcttatggatgcgtcgccatcgcaactgttatttgaatgtttgagttttcttaaactcatgtctataaacgataatcccaaggtctacgtactcatttatttgagttgattcattactctgatgcagcactatttgctgacaaaagatcccagaTATAACAAATTCTATgagacacacttaaagtgatttaatgaacgtctatgacgttgtattatcagagttgactttgatgcatactccacatccaacaaacgcatgtcatttttggcacctgtatctacttcttgagggaattttggacatggaaaagtaacattcttccattctcaagtaagcaaacattttgagcctcaggctcaGGCTctgcccgatccgatatgcaagattttgttgctacagacttttgattagtcaatctattttgactatgttttctgcttactatttttcaagtatgacgttggcattgccatgtttcttgctcgactttagcttaagtcatctattggaattggaagtttggttgtgttgtattaaatattggaatattctataaaatttctcgtatttcttgtttacaagatcgacttgtgagaattttatttgccttggcttagcatgcatgatcaacgtttacaactcacgtggtttttaaattggccgcttttgggttacatgagaccctaatagcactacattgtgattttggaccctaaaatttggaaaacggacctcggaacgtcaaaattgacgtagtttttcccggttactctTCCGGcatttccggaacgttttccggcgtattcgccgccttccggccattttctggcgtttccggcaccgccacccggttcctgccggcgtcccctgttggacctgaagttccggcctccataccggtcAGTTCGGTGCTGTTGGCTTCCGGCGAGTTTTCCGATGAtattttcgtcgtttctcgtcattttccggcatatttcagcagtccttgctgccacgttttcctagtccaatctcatccggttttgagttattttgacatggttttccggttaattttccggttttctccaagttgtttcatagctcaaacgattttattatttttggtgaccacccgcaccaaatggatggttttccacccacattgtttggtattcaactgctccaataccatgtttttccaactcttaagttgaagaatgtagttctattgccatgtgatacacttgatgggattgcacatttgtttcaatcccccctcttacaatatcctatggcgtattgtctagagaagttcactgcgttgttgactctcttaattttattttgagaatgtcccgccgtgaaatcgagtgtcttgctaattgcgtaaccacccacactgtcctacggcgcaggtagttattttacggatctcgtgcggagattgtattttatatcttcgtgccttgctaagttttcaaAGGccctacatgccaatgatgaattttcatcttgatatttgtgttaagaatggagaggaataaatctgtcagattccattgacagtagctttttcaagcttagacagtagCTTTAATAGCATGCAgacatagctttgcttgcatgcagcagtagctttatgtaactcaagattctttgaatcatgggttcggttttgctgtctcctcggttttgacatgaatatttttggtcattttgaacgaaatatgatgattcgagttctttgaaattcacatgatcatctatttttcatgttcacgaagcgattggagaaccacctcacccgtgctccacacggtgaggccgagcatgtccctctcggcggctccatggaaTTTAGGccatcggtggcggcatcccatccttcacaggagcttgtgaagcctcccgtgttttctaatgcctccatatggatctctgatgcccatcgctcattttgcaaagcttgttcttttgctagatttcaaggaagtccttattttctaaggcttcaaccgagaacattccattcttacgaagtatttaaggtgacattagtggaccatatccaaccgaatgcggacatttttcggtatttttatggtataggttaagagcatcgacgcgttggtcacacgtcgcttttctttccacaagaaacgctgcattcgctaaagtttttagctatgatcatcatactaagggctcaccaccttttccatcctctcaaatctatttgattggatattgTTGAGAGAGTTCAACTCCacaactttgatgatttcgttttgcatgtctactgggatcgtcgttgaacatattattcctcatgttcattcactacacgatctagcagagctcggacttggttatgggtactaacctgccgatttttgcatggagatatgtaaagatgttgcatgcagcgacacttattcgttttagacccacaacttgctaagggtttagtgcgtaccagatggttactggatacaaTCCCAtcgttcttttcattaaacgcctatttggttaaagttgtttatgtgcctctattatagttatctcaatgggtctacttgaaacgattaagtattctagttggttatgatttatgaatcaccaacacttgtctgcTATTTCCAAtatacaaccgttgatctctatcctacgatattagcagacggtcattttgatgagacatatttcccgtcgttagggggagatatggaatgctcccattccggttttaacgccaggaattgacgtggtgtggcactatgtctcattaagatctcgcactactcaaagtgagcaaatgtgcaacgcattatctacctccagaaagtcaaagattcgatgctcaatgactttaccgatattgcgaaagtgatgagatcgcacataaatgctgtgatgtgccggtaaggttggaactctcagaatatgagagaatttcatatgacctggtcctagcaccgttggcacatccctgatagtgggaaggaagccggcgatggcaccatcgtacgctatggtgttgtcggcgcccgtggtattgcaccacaaaacaagggcggaaaacacaaagatggactagtaagggtcatagcgtcggtcttggctcctgcctagatgagagggagaccattattctctggaatcaaaaccagaaagaagtgaggtgcgtaggcacaagtattttgcccatcatcaagagatattctctaaacatgtgtatcaactaagtttctgtgggacgcaatagactccttttgttgatgttagagaagaatataaattctcacaaattgatcgtatacagcgcgcacatgtgtttaatggattgatctcccatgattgatgatgtattcacttatgctcttattcacttgtaaagcatcaacgatgagcaacttgaccgaagtggaaagaatcaatatagGCTGAACTAAACTTGTTATGTTgatcgttgttcgtaagtgtaatgtgAAAGAtaaagtcatgcgatatatgcaggacttatggcgcaaagattgtctcattatcctagtattgactacgatgagttatattctctcgttatggacataattgctttccgctacttaaTCAGTattagtgtccatgaaaactgatttgcagcatatgatagtggtcatagaatatctgtaaagggatcttgacgtaGATATGAGAGTActcgagggactttaaatgcctccagatcacgtagagcttatgtaatcagattgtgacgttcgagagaacgtagtacaatcggttgcaagaactcatacccatatgtgttcatatgaaagctaattcttgattctctatttcgtctaagtaaagatgatgaagagattcaatgagctatagattcatatatgtaagtgttgttgggacactattgctttcattatgatgtgattaccTATGCGcatatgcatcgtcattggacttgcattgctccattgacatgggtttagttctacacttagtgaaccaacacaaatcctatccacaccaacgtcgcaagcagctccagcaacatcaacgtacgccttagTGTAGTAGTCGatactggtagcgtagaggatgcgtacagTTCTGTCTCGGAcaaaaatcagtcattcattggtccattcccccattcttttgtgaaagacacattgaatgtgacaaatcagaatctgtccagtttcgtaggacAACTTtaacgagacctacaagacagctcgctTGGTGacatatggtgaaattggtactgTTGGAAAGacctatgtgtctactttccaggaacaccaaccatttgttcatagctattaTATTGaatgagttatggccgttttagcaaagtaggacagttctgtccggaaatttgcaagtcagtcaacttcgacagaacattgtgaactgctccgatcggattaggttgtgaaccttatatCACTGGAAAGCGACGgttgtctacttttcagaacattttacggttcgctgatatctattttgacgaagaagttatagccgtttaagtgagtgaaggtcattgtatctgagaatctgattttcattgcaaactcttgttttgagttgttatgcaatcttgtttcctaagatctaagtttggctaattataacatgtatgatctaaggatgtgtggctagattaattattaatcattagcccaagactacgtttgagaagcatgtaatgaacgttgtatacgttgttctttgtactccatgattatgacactaatcagggggagttgtttcatagacttcagggggagtgtagctcacatgatgctatcaaatgtagacggtgcgttatggtctttttcccttcgatcaagcttttgtttttacccaagaggtttttattttgcttgaaaaggtttttaccgaggcaacgatgtgtgcaccatgcaacctaggcatgcgacacaagggggagtgttccgggagaattactattctacccttgtgtgtgtcttagcctaa
This is a stretch of genomic DNA from Argentina anserina chromosome 4, drPotAnse1.1, whole genome shotgun sequence. It encodes these proteins:
- the LOC126792286 gene encoding E3 ubiquitin-protein ligase At1g12760-like, whose translation is MAVGSLKLQLESQTNTITLIIEQSRPETINNNEHIVDIAGSGDASSSSKPHGRSLKSLNATQEDRPSSTARAPVLQPSIFSSNGSNSRNTSATRRGDTRRRRSPLNSGIWISIELVLTVSQIITSIVVLSLSRNEHPCTPLIAWIVGYASGCVATLPLLYWRYRHRNQASEKDSAQARQNSQLSARPFSLSLSRASEGEDLRNATSNHRSNPSSAVLSRRIKILVEYFKMALDCFFAVWFVVGNVWIFGGHSFANDAPNLYR